One genomic window of Caballeronia sp. SBC1 includes the following:
- a CDS encoding YihY/virulence factor BrkB family protein, translating to MLIAFGLDLPVEKYVAQTGTAGRCARRVASSTISVARDAIGRFGSDRCTMMSASIGFYSALSVAPTLLIVLAVAGWVFGKDVARGRLFAQIHDIMGNEAAGAMQAIVEHAHLASGGGLAGVMSAVLLVVGASATFSSLSAALDVVFAAEPKKGAAGLALLVRARLVSFELVWGICFLLVVLLVLNAAVNSVGQMMFGHSKLLVVAAVVQTVFRLMVLCAVFTALLRWLPNVPVQFWHAGAGAAVSAVLFTLGHSLFGLYLVHAGTVNLFRAAGSLAVLMIWLYFSAAVFLLGAEVAAALKRSQESTAAAQPDESQVVKQLPPPQKFQELD from the coding sequence ATGTTGATTGCGTTCGGGTTAGATCTACCAGTGGAGAAGTACGTGGCTCAAACAGGGACGGCAGGTCGCTGCGCCAGGCGCGTCGCGAGTAGCACCATCTCGGTGGCAAGGGACGCAATCGGGCGATTCGGGTCCGATCGCTGCACGATGATGTCAGCGAGCATCGGATTCTATTCAGCACTCTCCGTTGCGCCGACGCTGCTTATTGTGCTCGCAGTAGCCGGCTGGGTCTTTGGAAAAGACGTGGCGCGCGGCCGACTATTCGCCCAGATACACGACATTATGGGCAATGAGGCAGCGGGGGCAATGCAGGCAATAGTTGAGCACGCGCACCTTGCAAGCGGGGGCGGGTTAGCTGGCGTCATGTCAGCAGTGCTGTTGGTGGTGGGCGCGTCGGCCACGTTCTCGTCACTGAGCGCTGCGCTGGATGTCGTATTCGCCGCAGAGCCAAAAAAGGGCGCGGCAGGGCTTGCTCTGCTTGTCCGCGCGCGTTTGGTGTCGTTTGAACTGGTGTGGGGAATTTGCTTCCTCCTGGTGGTCTTGCTGGTGCTCAATGCAGCAGTCAATTCCGTCGGCCAAATGATGTTTGGCCACTCCAAGCTGCTCGTCGTCGCAGCGGTCGTGCAAACCGTGTTCAGGCTGATGGTGCTATGCGCAGTGTTCACTGCGTTGCTTCGATGGCTGCCTAATGTGCCCGTACAATTCTGGCACGCTGGGGCGGGCGCAGCGGTGTCAGCAGTGCTGTTCACGCTTGGGCACAGCCTGTTCGGACTGTATTTAGTGCACGCCGGCACGGTGAATCTGTTCAGGGCAGCCGGGTCACTAGCGGTCTTGATGATCTGGCTCTACTTCTCCGCAGCCGTATTTCTTCTCGGTGCTGAAGTCGCAGCGGCGTTGAAGCGTTCGCAAGAGTCGACCGCGGCAGCGCAGCCTGATGAGAGTCAGGTCGTGAAGCAGCTGCCTCCCCCTCAGAAATTTCAGGAGTTGGATTGA
- a CDS encoding DUF6723 family protein, with the protein MPAPNTQSDFKIYASSHIDAGGMHIGTLKVVRKTDGRLLFPFTGAPVIGPFSTALEARSAATIYGAQIVADDIENPET; encoded by the coding sequence ATGCCGGCACCCAACACGCAAAGCGACTTCAAAATATACGCGTCGTCCCATATAGACGCTGGGGGTATGCATATCGGCACCCTCAAGGTCGTTCGCAAGACCGACGGCCGCCTCCTATTCCCTTTCACGGGCGCGCCCGTTATTGGTCCTTTTTCTACGGCACTTGAGGCCAGGAGCGCTGCCACCATTTATGGTGCGCAAATCGTCGCCGATGATATAGAGAACCCGGAGACCTAA
- a CDS encoding glycosyltransferase family 2 protein produces the protein MIGVIIPAHNEVRCIGPCVLSVIQAARHPALRGEEVRIIVVLDSCTDETGVVAQSLGADILLVQTRNVGVARATGAKAALTQQVRWLAFTDADTVVAADWLVQQLECGADAVCGVISIQDWTGHCDAVREQFLTTYCDADGHRHIHGANLGVSAEAYLLVGGFLPLESNEDVALVQALIAAEVTIAWSAAPRVVTSARLDSRAPKGFGATLREVSRRLTPRAGPIPLGQREPV, from the coding sequence GTGATTGGCGTCATCATTCCGGCCCACAACGAAGTCCGTTGCATTGGCCCGTGCGTACTTTCGGTGATACAAGCGGCTAGGCACCCCGCGCTTCGCGGCGAGGAGGTGCGGATCATCGTCGTTCTCGATAGTTGCACGGACGAGACGGGCGTCGTTGCACAGTCGCTGGGTGCGGACATACTGCTTGTTCAGACACGCAATGTAGGAGTCGCGCGCGCGACGGGCGCCAAGGCCGCGCTAACGCAACAGGTCCGCTGGCTCGCCTTTACCGATGCCGACACGGTGGTGGCGGCCGATTGGCTCGTTCAGCAACTCGAATGCGGTGCCGACGCCGTGTGTGGGGTGATCAGCATTCAAGACTGGACCGGGCATTGCGATGCCGTGCGCGAGCAGTTTCTTACCACCTACTGTGACGCTGACGGGCACCGTCACATCCACGGCGCCAATCTCGGCGTTTCGGCCGAAGCCTACCTCCTGGTCGGTGGCTTTCTACCGCTTGAATCTAATGAAGATGTCGCGCTGGTACAAGCGCTGATCGCCGCCGAGGTAACGATTGCGTGGAGTGCAGCGCCCCGCGTCGTGACCAGTGCTCGGCTAGACTCAAGAGCCCCCAAGGGATTTGGCGCAACCTTGCGTGAAGTCAGCCGCCGGCTAACCCCGCGCGCGGGACCGATCCCCTTAGGACAACGCGAACCCGTATGA
- a CDS encoding IS110 family transposase, with protein MAMRKREEDEVFPNAAGIDVGGSSHWVAVPRQADDEPVREFGAMTDDLNAMADWLLSCGVDTVALESTGVYWIPVYEVLERRGLVVWLVDARQMKYVPGRKSDVQDCQWLQKLMSLGLLRAAWRPGDEVCVVRAVVRQREVLLTEQADWVQRMQKALVQMNLQLTEVLTDVMGMTGQAIVRAIVAGERDPKVLARHRNGRVKASERDIERALTGNWREEHLFVLGQALAMVDSLAQRVLECDAKIEALLAPLGCHEVELSGPGKRRGKNTPQFDARTALARWAGVDLTRINGLAVTTVMTILSEIGPDLSRFANVKHFCSWLGLCPGTKVSGGKVLSARTRRSTNRVRQALKLAAMSLSRNDSALGAFYRRLCSRMDKPRANTAVAHKLARMVYFMLTRGEAFVDQGQQHYEEQQRQRSIDALRRRATALGFQITPAAQTP; from the coding sequence ATGGCGATGCGCAAGCGAGAAGAAGACGAGGTGTTCCCGAACGCAGCGGGGATCGATGTGGGCGGCTCGAGCCACTGGGTAGCGGTGCCCCGACAGGCAGATGACGAGCCGGTGCGTGAATTCGGGGCGATGACCGATGACCTGAACGCGATGGCCGACTGGCTGCTCTCGTGCGGGGTCGACACCGTGGCACTAGAGTCGACCGGGGTCTACTGGATCCCGGTCTACGAGGTGCTAGAGCGGCGCGGACTGGTGGTGTGGCTGGTCGACGCGCGGCAGATGAAGTACGTACCGGGACGCAAGAGTGACGTGCAGGACTGCCAATGGCTGCAGAAGCTCATGAGCCTGGGGTTGCTGCGCGCGGCCTGGCGCCCGGGCGATGAGGTCTGCGTGGTGCGCGCGGTGGTCCGTCAGCGCGAGGTGCTGCTCACCGAACAGGCCGACTGGGTGCAGCGCATGCAGAAGGCGCTGGTGCAGATGAACCTGCAACTGACCGAGGTGCTCACCGACGTGATGGGCATGACCGGGCAGGCGATCGTGCGGGCGATTGTGGCCGGCGAGCGTGACCCCAAAGTGCTGGCCCGGCATCGCAACGGCCGCGTCAAGGCCAGCGAGCGCGACATCGAGCGGGCGCTGACAGGCAACTGGCGCGAGGAGCACCTGTTCGTGCTCGGGCAGGCCCTGGCGATGGTCGACAGCCTGGCCCAGCGGGTGCTCGAGTGCGACGCGAAGATCGAGGCGTTACTGGCGCCACTGGGCTGCCACGAGGTCGAACTCAGCGGGCCGGGCAAGCGGCGCGGCAAGAACACCCCGCAGTTTGATGCACGCACGGCCCTGGCGCGCTGGGCGGGCGTGGACCTGACGCGCATCAACGGCCTGGCGGTCACCACGGTAATGACGATACTCTCGGAGATCGGCCCGGACCTGAGTCGCTTTGCCAACGTCAAGCACTTCTGTTCGTGGCTGGGACTGTGTCCTGGCACCAAGGTCAGCGGCGGCAAGGTGCTTAGTGCGCGCACCCGGCGTTCCACCAACCGGGTGCGCCAGGCGCTCAAGCTGGCCGCGATGAGCCTGTCGCGCAACGACTCGGCGCTGGGCGCGTTTTATCGGCGGTTGTGCTCACGTATGGACAAGCCGCGTGCGAATACCGCCGTCGCCCATAAGCTCGCCCGCATGGTGTACTTCATGCTCACGCGGGGCGAAGCCTTCGTCGACCAGGGCCAGCAGCATTACGAAGAACAGCAGCGTCAACGCAGCATCGATGCCCTCAGGCGCCGCGCGACTGCTCTCGGCTTCCAGATTACCCCAGCCGCGCAAACCCCTTGA
- a CDS encoding AI-2E family transporter — translation MNDPCPPNVPPANVLAPEAPGWRALTSVVAGVTVIGALYFGREALIPITLAVLLSFLVEPFVELLRRCKLGQIPSVVVAVLVALGFVLAVGALIGAQVAQLAGSLPQYQVAIERKVVRLQELTTGRPDALLGNAASALKRVTPTHTPPPTTGGNAAAETNDSPMQVEVYEPSPSALQLAQRFLSPVINPLETTGIVLVVAIVTPLQRVDLRDRLIRLFGSRDLHRTATALDEAARRLSRYFLAQLGINFGVGIIVSIGLTVIGVPGALLFGLLTVLLRFVPYVGTWVAALLAMTLAATVGPGWTMLVWTVALFGMTDVIARHVVEPMLWKHSTGLSPLAVIVAAIFWSWIWGPIGFVLSTPLTLCLLVLGRHVDRLGFLDVLFGDQPALTPAHNFYQRLLANDPTQALVQAETILQERSLTAYYDEVALEGLRFAHGDLVRGVVTVAQLQRIKESALDIVEDLEEAVGLRPPVNVEKDLQAAHTGSEDPQAHEAPPTVFDATLEGHTSSVLCIAGRGELDELAAIIAIQLLRNN, via the coding sequence GTACTTCGGACGCGAGGCACTGATACCCATCACGTTGGCCGTGCTGCTGAGCTTCCTGGTCGAGCCATTCGTCGAGCTCTTGCGGCGGTGCAAGCTCGGGCAGATTCCTTCGGTGGTCGTTGCGGTTCTTGTTGCATTGGGTTTCGTGCTTGCGGTTGGCGCTTTGATTGGTGCGCAGGTCGCCCAACTCGCCGGCTCGTTGCCTCAGTACCAAGTGGCGATCGAGCGTAAGGTCGTGCGCCTGCAGGAACTGACGACTGGGCGCCCCGACGCGCTTCTGGGCAACGCTGCGAGCGCGCTGAAGCGCGTGACCCCGACTCATACGCCGCCCCCAACGACGGGTGGCAATGCCGCGGCTGAAACCAACGACTCGCCCATGCAGGTCGAGGTGTATGAGCCGTCGCCGTCGGCGCTCCAGCTTGCGCAGCGCTTCTTGTCGCCCGTCATCAATCCACTTGAAACCACTGGCATCGTGCTTGTCGTTGCTATCGTTACTCCGTTGCAGCGCGTCGACCTGCGTGACCGACTGATTCGGCTGTTCGGATCACGCGATCTGCATCGCACCGCGACCGCGCTGGACGAAGCCGCGCGACGCCTGAGCCGCTATTTTTTGGCACAGCTCGGGATCAATTTCGGTGTTGGAATTATCGTGTCGATCGGGCTCACCGTGATCGGTGTGCCGGGGGCATTGCTGTTCGGGCTGCTGACCGTGTTGCTGCGTTTCGTTCCCTACGTGGGCACGTGGGTCGCAGCGCTGCTTGCGATGACTCTCGCTGCTACCGTCGGACCGGGCTGGACGATGCTGGTCTGGACGGTGGCGCTGTTCGGTATGACCGATGTGATCGCACGCCACGTCGTCGAGCCGATGCTGTGGAAGCACAGCACGGGCCTTTCGCCGCTCGCCGTGATCGTCGCGGCCATCTTCTGGAGCTGGATCTGGGGGCCCATCGGGTTCGTGTTGTCCACACCGCTCACGCTCTGCCTTCTGGTTCTCGGGCGTCATGTGGACAGACTCGGATTTCTCGACGTGCTCTTCGGTGATCAGCCCGCGCTCACGCCTGCGCATAACTTTTACCAGCGCCTGCTGGCAAACGATCCAACGCAAGCGCTGGTGCAGGCGGAAACCATACTGCAAGAGCGCTCGCTCACGGCGTACTACGACGAAGTCGCGCTCGAAGGCCTGCGATTTGCGCACGGCGATCTGGTTCGCGGCGTCGTGACGGTTGCTCAGCTTCAGCGCATCAAAGAATCGGCACTTGATATTGTTGAAGACCTTGAAGAAGCCGTCGGCCTGCGTCCGCCGGTGAATGTAGAGAAGGACTTGCAGGCGGCCCATACTGGATCGGAAGACCCGCAAGCGCATGAAGCGCCGCCGACCGTGTTTGACGCGACGCTGGAAGGCCACACATCGTCCGTGTTGTGTATCGCAGGGCGCGGAGAGTTGGACGAACTTGCAGCGATTATTGCGATCCAGCTCTTGAGAAACAATTAG